A window of Xyrauchen texanus isolate HMW12.3.18 chromosome 10, RBS_HiC_50CHRs, whole genome shotgun sequence contains these coding sequences:
- the lratd2a gene encoding protein LRATD2a → MGNQVDKLSHLSYAEVPTTDPNGFDAEEDVPRIGVSYIFAADDDELDDRHVDGSEQNQEEKHYDKRNELGCAVYHRDECIYEKSVIAKDTETLSPENVLNKCKPGDLLEFVSTGQYPHWAVYVGDFQVAHLHRAEVKNSFLTDASQGRRGRIVNELYKFKALSPEVVVQNAMEQVGTKDGELSWRNSECFAAWCKFGKREFKMGGEIRIGKQPYRLKLLLPDKQSHVLEFQSLEDVIMEKRRNDQIGKAAVIQELAQHLSNSGSSRSEANVQ, encoded by the coding sequence ATGGGCAACCAGGTTGACAAACTGTCACACCTAAGTTACGCCGAAGTTCCCACGACAGACCCGAACGGATTCGACGCCGAAGAAGACGTCCCGCGGATCGGGGTCTCGTACATTTTCGCGGCGGACGACGACGAACTGGACGATCGTCATGTCGATGGATCGGAGCAGAATCAGGAAGAGAAGCACTACGACAAACGAAACGAGCTGGGCTGCGCCGTTTATCATCGCGACGAGTGTATTTACGAGAAGAGTGTCATCGCGAAAGACACAGAGACTCTCAGCCCGGAGAATGTATTAAACAAGTGTAAGCCCGGGGATCTGCTGGAGTTCGTGTCCACCGGGCAGTACCCGCACTGGGCTGTGTACGTCGGCGACTTTCAGGTGGCGCACCTGCACCGGGCGGAGGTCAAGAACAGTTTCCTGACCGATGCCAGCCAGGGCAGGAGGGGAAGGATCGTGAACGAGCTGTATAAATTCAAAGCCCTCAGTCCCGAGGTGGTGGTGCAGAACGCGATGGAGCAGGTCGGGACGAAAGACGGAGAATTGAGTTGGAGAAACTCAGAGTGTTTCGCCGCCTGGTGCAAATTCGGTAAACGCGAGTTTAAAATGGGAGGAGAGATACGCATCGGAAAACAACCGTACAGATTAAAGCTGCTTTTGCCTGATAAGCAGTCGCATGTGCTGGAGTTTCAGAGTTTGGAGGATGTGATCATGGAAAAGAGGAGAAACGATCAGATCGGTAAAGCGGCTGTTATTCAAGAACTGGCTCAACATTTGAGCAACAGCGGAAGCAGCAGGAGTGAAGCAAACGTTCAATGA